A region of Rhizobium grahamii DNA encodes the following proteins:
- a CDS encoding heme/hemin ABC transporter substrate-binding protein produces MNKHPVKMPAFTRGLKALPIAASLLLGAVAAPAMADDKVDSSRLVSVGGDVTEIIYALGEEGRLIARDTTSTYPEAATKLPDVGYMRALSPEGILAMNPTAIIAIEGSGPPEALTVLKSASVPFESVPNAYTRDGILAKIDRVGALLGVDDKAKALEAKVSADLDAAISDAAKRPEGERKRILFILSLQGGKVMASGSGTAADGIIKLAGATNAVAAFPGYKPLTDEAIIEAKPDVILMMDRGDGASTKNDDLLKQPALALTPAAQNKAIIRMDGLHLLGFGPRTASTVRELNTAIYGG; encoded by the coding sequence ATGAACAAGCATCCAGTCAAGATGCCGGCTTTCACCCGTGGTCTGAAGGCGTTGCCGATCGCCGCATCGCTGCTCCTGGGCGCCGTTGCGGCACCGGCCATGGCCGACGACAAGGTGGACAGCTCGCGGCTGGTTTCGGTGGGCGGCGATGTCACGGAGATCATCTATGCGCTCGGCGAGGAAGGCCGGCTGATCGCCCGCGACACGACAAGCACCTATCCGGAAGCGGCGACGAAGCTGCCTGACGTCGGCTACATGCGTGCGCTCTCGCCCGAGGGCATTCTCGCCATGAACCCGACGGCCATCATCGCGATCGAAGGCTCCGGCCCGCCGGAAGCCCTGACCGTTCTGAAGAGCGCCAGCGTTCCGTTCGAGTCCGTGCCGAACGCCTACACCCGCGACGGCATCCTGGCAAAGATCGACCGCGTCGGCGCGCTTCTTGGCGTCGATGACAAGGCAAAGGCGCTCGAGGCAAAGGTCAGCGCCGATCTTGATGCCGCGATCTCCGATGCCGCCAAGCGCCCGGAGGGTGAGCGCAAGCGCATCCTGTTCATCCTCAGCCTCCAGGGCGGCAAGGTCATGGCCTCAGGCAGCGGCACCGCTGCCGATGGCATCATCAAGCTCGCCGGCGCCACCAACGCGGTTGCGGCCTTTCCAGGCTACAAGCCGCTGACGGACGAGGCCATCATCGAGGCCAAGCCCGACGTCATCCTCATGATGGACCGCGGCGACGGCGCATCGACCAAGAACGACGACCTCCTGAAGCAGCCGGCGCTCGCCCTGACGCCGGCGGCCCAGAACAAGGCCATCATCCGTATGGACGGCCTGCATCTGCTCGGCTTCGGTCCGCGCACGGCCAGCACCGTCCGCGAGCTGAACACGGCAATCTACGGAGGCTGA
- a CDS encoding FecCD family ABC transporter permease, with amino-acid sequence MTRPHSWSPTMLRESHRAGNRAPLALLVIVLLLAGSILSLLFSVTTGASDASFLDVVINVTGSGDALNARDRIIIFDIRMPRAILGFLVGGSLAVSGAVMQGLFRNPLADPGLVGVSSGAGFGAVVMIVLGGSIAAPLFTLLGIYALPMAAFAGGLVTTMLLYRIATSNGQTSVATMLLAGIALGSLAGALTGVLIYMANDQQLRDLTFWGMGSLAGSTWTKIAAAGPIILLSFAVMPFLARGLNAITLGEAAAFHMGVPVQRLKNIAIVAVAASTGASVAVSGGIGFVGIVVPHVLRMVIGPDHRFLLPASALLGGSLLIFADVLARTLVSPAELPIGIITAAVGGPFFLWILLRQRARLAL; translated from the coding sequence ATGACAAGACCGCACTCATGGTCGCCTACGATGTTGCGGGAATCGCATCGCGCCGGCAACCGGGCACCGCTCGCCCTGCTCGTCATCGTCCTGCTCCTCGCCGGCTCGATCCTGTCGCTGCTGTTTTCGGTGACGACAGGCGCATCCGATGCTTCGTTTCTCGATGTCGTGATCAATGTCACGGGCTCCGGCGACGCGCTGAATGCCCGTGACAGGATCATCATCTTCGACATTCGCATGCCGCGTGCGATCCTGGGTTTCCTGGTCGGTGGCTCGCTCGCCGTTTCGGGCGCAGTCATGCAGGGCCTGTTTCGCAATCCGCTAGCAGATCCTGGCCTCGTCGGCGTATCGTCAGGTGCCGGTTTCGGCGCCGTCGTCATGATCGTTCTCGGCGGCTCGATCGCAGCACCGCTCTTCACCCTGCTCGGCATCTATGCCTTGCCGATGGCCGCCTTCGCCGGAGGATTGGTCACGACGATGCTGCTCTACCGCATCGCGACCAGCAACGGCCAGACATCCGTCGCGACGATGCTGCTTGCCGGCATCGCGCTCGGCTCGCTCGCAGGCGCTTTGACGGGCGTCCTTATCTACATGGCGAACGACCAGCAGCTTCGCGATCTCACCTTCTGGGGCATGGGCTCGCTTGCCGGCTCGACCTGGACGAAGATCGCCGCAGCCGGCCCGATCATCCTTCTGTCGTTCGCCGTGATGCCTTTCCTGGCCCGCGGCCTCAACGCCATCACCCTCGGCGAAGCCGCAGCCTTTCACATGGGCGTACCGGTGCAGCGGCTGAAGAATATCGCAATCGTTGCCGTCGCCGCATCGACAGGCGCATCCGTCGCGGTCAGCGGCGGTATCGGCTTTGTCGGCATCGTTGTTCCGCATGTGCTCCGCATGGTCATCGGCCCGGATCATCGCTTCCTGCTGCCTGCCTCTGCCCTGCTCGGCGGTTCGCTGCTGATCTTTGCGGACGTTCTCGCACGGACACTGGTCTCCCCCGCGGAGCTGCCGATCGGTATCATCACGGCCGCCGTGGGCGGACCGTTCTTCCTCTGGATCCTGCTGCGCCAGCGCGCCCGTCTCGCACTTTGA
- a CDS encoding cell envelope integrity protein TolA, producing MVVSARAKSRLDLADPAADGGLNDNNPGMHPGHEMPELKNAQRQPAGEAVLHYTRLTHIESFPQDPRTASNGGAEAPSVDESVELPVSRSVGRKRGVVIACLSSCFFHFAVIAALLVGFVVTPQAPVEEAGAVVSVIILGDSEADQAAAGEEAEEPQPEEIVAESVQPQTVQATETQPTETVQPEAVAPTQEVTRVSPENVVTAEPEILTSQSPAETSVVQPMATEVPAEVPPETPPPVAQATPAEVSPVQPTETAEVAPEPEQVPTPEAKPVAQKPVQKAKPVEKKLPPKKEKVTAGSSGENKQDSRRGSSDGNEAAQSDQNSRSAGSNGGAGSAAVANYPGKVQSRIRRSVKVPSEYKRMTASMNVRVRLTIGSSGALSGLSVARSSGIPELDQAVVDGVRRAAPFPPLPAEWGKPSWSFTQEVQVTGR from the coding sequence ATGGTGGTTTCAGCAAGAGCGAAGTCGAGACTTGATCTCGCTGATCCGGCCGCAGACGGCGGTTTGAACGACAACAACCCGGGTATGCATCCGGGTCATGAAATGCCGGAGCTGAAGAATGCGCAGCGCCAGCCGGCTGGCGAAGCCGTTCTGCACTACACCCGCCTGACCCATATTGAGTCCTTTCCGCAGGACCCTCGTACCGCGAGCAACGGCGGAGCCGAGGCGCCATCGGTCGACGAGAGCGTCGAACTGCCGGTGTCGCGTTCGGTTGGTCGCAAGCGTGGCGTCGTCATCGCCTGCCTTAGCTCGTGCTTTTTCCATTTTGCCGTGATCGCTGCCTTGCTGGTGGGCTTCGTCGTGACGCCCCAAGCGCCTGTCGAGGAAGCCGGCGCGGTTGTCAGCGTCATCATCCTTGGCGATTCAGAAGCGGATCAGGCTGCGGCCGGGGAAGAGGCGGAAGAGCCTCAGCCGGAAGAGATCGTCGCCGAGAGCGTCCAGCCGCAAACAGTTCAGGCTACTGAAACGCAGCCGACGGAAACCGTCCAGCCCGAGGCGGTTGCGCCGACACAGGAAGTGACGCGCGTCTCGCCGGAGAATGTCGTGACGGCCGAGCCTGAAATTCTGACATCGCAGTCGCCTGCGGAGACCTCGGTGGTGCAGCCGATGGCGACCGAGGTTCCGGCTGAAGTTCCGCCCGAGACGCCGCCGCCGGTCGCGCAGGCAACGCCGGCGGAGGTTTCGCCGGTACAGCCGACAGAGACGGCTGAGGTCGCCCCGGAGCCGGAACAGGTGCCGACGCCGGAAGCAAAGCCGGTTGCGCAGAAGCCGGTGCAGAAAGCGAAACCGGTCGAGAAGAAACTGCCTCCGAAAAAAGAGAAAGTAACCGCCGGCTCCAGTGGTGAAAACAAGCAGGACAGCCGGCGCGGTAGCTCTGACGGCAACGAGGCTGCCCAGTCCGACCAGAATTCGCGTAGCGCCGGAAGCAACGGTGGTGCCGGCAGTGCCGCCGTCGCCAACTATCCGGGCAAGGTACAGTCCCGTATCCGCCGGTCCGTCAAGGTTCCTTCCGAATACAAGCGAATGACTGCTTCGATGAATGTGCGCGTGCGGCTGACGATTGGTTCCAGCGGCGCGCTGAGCGGGCTTTCGGTCGCCCGAAGCTCTGGAATTCCGGAGTTGGATCAGGCTGTTGTTGACGGCGTCCGCCGCGCTGCGCCGTTCCCGCCTTTGCCTGCGGAATGGGGAAAACCGAGCTGGTCCTTCACCCAGGAGGTGCAGGTGACTGGCCGATAA
- the hemP gene encoding hemin uptake protein HemP produces the protein MMIQKPETFEHAPVAGQAPAEVRVLESGEIFQGASEIMIRHEGAVYRMKITRQGKLILNK, from the coding sequence ATGATGATCCAGAAGCCGGAAACGTTCGAGCATGCGCCCGTAGCGGGCCAAGCCCCAGCCGAAGTGCGGGTGTTGGAAAGCGGCGAGATTTTTCAGGGTGCCAGCGAGATCATGATTCGCCACGAAGGCGCGGTCTACCGCATGAAAATCACCCGTCAGGGCAAACTTATTCTGAACAAGTAG
- a CDS encoding hemin-degrading factor, with the protein MTENTKPSPADIRAFRAENPKMRERDIAAQLKISEAALVAAEVGLTATRIDGSVEKFLERIAALGEVMALSRNESAVHEKIGVYENINFGKHASIVLGENIDLRIFPSRWVHAFAVTKKDGEQERLSLQYFDKAGNAVHKVHLRPDSNVEAYRAMVEELKLEDQSQDFIADETVSEPGETGDVSRDELRDHWSKMTDTHEFFGMLRKLKIDRQTALRTVGDDYAWKLDNSATAEMMQATVKAGLPIMCFVANDGIVQIHSGPIFNVQPMGPWINVLDPTFHLHLRQDHIAETWAVRKPTKDGHVTSLEAYNAEGEMIIQFFGKRKEGSGERTEWRDIVEALPVAASVAA; encoded by the coding sequence ATGACCGAGAACACCAAGCCGTCGCCAGCCGACATCCGCGCATTCCGTGCCGAAAACCCGAAGATGCGCGAGCGCGACATCGCAGCCCAACTGAAGATTTCGGAAGCTGCCCTCGTGGCCGCCGAGGTTGGCCTGACGGCAACGCGCATCGACGGCAGCGTCGAGAAGTTTCTTGAGCGCATCGCCGCGCTCGGCGAGGTCATGGCGCTGTCGCGCAACGAAAGCGCCGTGCACGAGAAGATTGGCGTCTACGAAAATATCAACTTCGGCAAGCACGCCTCCATCGTTCTCGGCGAAAACATCGACCTGCGCATTTTCCCGAGCCGCTGGGTGCACGCCTTTGCCGTCACCAAGAAGGACGGCGAGCAGGAGCGCCTGAGCCTCCAGTATTTCGACAAGGCCGGCAACGCCGTCCACAAGGTTCACCTTCGCCCAGATTCCAACGTCGAAGCTTACCGCGCGATGGTCGAGGAGCTGAAGCTTGAGGATCAGTCCCAGGATTTCATCGCCGACGAAACGGTTTCCGAGCCGGGCGAGACCGGCGACGTCAGCCGCGACGAACTGCGTGATCACTGGAGCAAGATGACCGACACGCATGAGTTCTTCGGTATGCTGCGCAAGCTGAAGATCGATCGCCAGACGGCATTGCGGACGGTGGGCGATGACTACGCCTGGAAACTCGACAACAGCGCAACCGCTGAAATGATGCAGGCCACGGTCAAGGCCGGCCTGCCGATCATGTGCTTCGTTGCCAACGACGGCATCGTCCAGATCCATTCCGGCCCGATTTTCAACGTGCAGCCGATGGGTCCCTGGATCAATGTGCTTGACCCGACCTTCCACCTGCACCTGCGGCAGGATCACATCGCCGAGACCTGGGCCGTGCGCAAGCCGACCAAGGACGGCCACGTGACGTCGCTGGAAGCCTACAATGCCGAAGGCGAGATGATCATCCAGTTCTTCGGCAAGCGCAAGGAAGGCTCGGGCGAGCGCACCGAATGGCGCGACATCGTCGAAGCACTGCCTGTCGCAGCCAGCGTCGCGGCCTGA